The Ooceraea biroi isolate clonal line C1 chromosome 1, Obir_v5.4, whole genome shotgun sequence genome has a window encoding:
- the LOC105280366 gene encoding tRNA (guanine-N(7)-)-methyltransferase translates to MSTTLALPQKKYYRQRAHSNPIADHCIDYPVKPESMDWSTLYPQYFPSNNEQTQETQKHVEFADIGCGYGGLLVTLSPMFPDNLILGMEIRIKVLDYVMDRIAALRSQNPGQYQNIACLRTNAMKYLPNYFRKGQLKKMFFLYPDPHFKKSKHKWRIINKSLLAEYAYVLAEGAIIYTVTDVEDLHKWIVRHFQEHPLFEEVPEENLAADPVVEKLYESTEEGQKVSRNKGDKFLAVFRRIADPYSTTTS, encoded by the exons ATGTCGACGACACTGGCGTTACCGCAGAAGAAATATTACAGGCAACGTGCGCATTCGAATCCGATAGCCGATCACTGCATCGATTA TCCGGTAAAACCAGAGTCAATGGATTGGAGTACCTTGTACCCACAATACTTCCCTAGCAATAACGAACAAACGCAAGAAACGCAGAAACACGTGGAGTTTGCGGACATCGGTTGTGGCTACGGAGGACTGTTAG TTACCTTATCACCAATGTTTCCGGATAATCTGATACTCGGTATGGAGATCAGGATAAAAGTATTGGACTATGTGATGGATCGTATCGCTGCCTTACGCTCGCAAAACCCCGGCCAGTACCAGAATATTGCCTGCCTAAGAACAAACGCCATGAAGTACCTGCCAAATTACTTTCGCAAAGGACAG TTGAAGAAAATGTTCTTCCTGTATCCAGATCCGCACTTCAAGAAATCAAAGCACAAGTGGAGGATAATAAACAAGTCTTTACTGGCAGAATATGCTTACGTGCTAGCCGAAGGA GCTATTATATATACCGTGACGGACGTAGAAGACCTACATAAATGGATAGTTCGACACTTTCAAGAGCATCCACTGTTTGAAGAAGTTCCTGAGGAGAACTTG GCGGCAGATCCTGTGGTGGAGAAATTGTACGAGAGTACTGAGGAAGGCCAGAAAGTAAGCAGAAATAAAGGAGACAAATTTTTAGCTGTGTTCAGAAGGATCGCGGATCCTTATAGTACGACGACCAGCTAG
- the LOC105280368 gene encoding uncharacterized protein LOC105280368, with protein MAREPRFPSVIAWCLLIAIAHLCSCTRYAGYTEYLLEDEKICHIMNKQYTHHLRNGTAAIVTSHHMFDRWWNVNMDRKCQYNIKTSNGEGLFVVVHKMFFRRNGTQCLDYVRFQRSDGHYTSKICGEIDRSQAKYLPQNNLPSVAANAIPLFSNYNHTVYDMFAEYDVSSKQGVNLKTEIFISKEKVLDGQTLDLSIIYTPYKDCNKVDITKYASVGRNTCIHLDYFCDKIHNCPFGICSDEEDCMYTISDRFPKDDTATKVTVGAVTTMILCFIIFVMCLWICKKSHKLCWSSDCAGPNVCSRPGSLPQDADGGAGSNRAVPTAPMLEVAVSSPVADKDLPPSYDSLFPEQSNPARS; from the exons ATGGCCCGTGAACCACGCTTTCCGAGCGTGATAGCCTGGTGCCTGCTGATCGCGATTGCGCACCTGTGCTCGTGCACGCGCTACGCCGGTTACACCGAGT ATCTTCTCGAGGACGAGAAGATTTGTCATATCATGAATAAGCAGTATACGCATCATTTGCGTAATGGCACCGCGGCGATCGTCACGTCGCACCACATGTTCGATCGGTGGTGGAACGTCAACATGGACCGTAAATGCCAGTACAACATCAAGACGAGCAATGGCGAGGGCCTCTTCGTGGTCGTCCACAAGATGTTCTTTCGTCGTAACGGCACGCAGTGCCTGGATTACGTGCGG TTCCAGAGAAGCGATGGTCACTAcacgagcaagatctgcgggGAGATAGATCGCAGCCAGGCGAAATATCTTCCCCAGAATAATTTACCAAGTGTGGCTGCGAACGCGATCCCATtgttttcgaattataatcaTACTGTTTACGATATGTTTGCGGAGTACGATGTCAGTTCGAAGCAGGGGGTGAACCTGAAAACCGAGATATTCATCTCCAAGGAGAAAGTGCTAGATGGTCAGACTCTGGATCTTAGCATAATCTACACTCCGTATAAAG ATTGCAACAAGGTGGACATCACGAAATACGCATCGGTCGGGCGCAACACCTGCATCCACCTGGACTACTTCTGCGACAAGATTCACAACTGTCCGTTCGGCATATGCTCGGACGAGGAGGACTGCATGTACACGATCAGCGATCGGTTCCCCAAGGACGACACGGCTACGAAAGTCACCGTGGGCGCGGTCACCACCATGATCCTGTGCTTCATCATCTTCGTCATGTGCCTGTGGATCTGCAAAAAGTCGCACAAGCTGTGCTGGTCGTCGGACTGCGCCGGTCCGAACGTGTGCTCGCGGCCGGGCTCGCTGCCGCAGGACGCGGACGGCGGCGCGGGATCGAATCGCGCGGTGCCCACGGCCCCCATGCTGGAGGTTGCGGTGTCCTCCCCCGTGGCGGACAAAGACCTGCCCCCCAGTTACGACTCGTTGTTCCCCGAACAGAGTAATCCTGCCAGATCGTAA
- the LOC105280367 gene encoding LOW QUALITY PROTEIN: uncharacterized protein LOC105280367 (The sequence of the model RefSeq protein was modified relative to this genomic sequence to represent the inferred CDS: deleted 1 base in 1 codon): MRENNPRREIDVEFGEVETGAEAVRMIEIANRSCIEQITYEAHRDTTTNPLDHVFELCSYSWTLFSGQVYKCRIYYRPFVPFSVNVDYFTIVDSAGERAEIRVRGMCIGPVVSSSTTRLVMVCTGEKCETKKRIKLVNESSTKAVFMFDIDLVQSSFKVDPEYGHIGPRSRRYVTITFVPREAGLYTHHLPCLILNHKPIIIELYGYCGSPLRKADIQTRFNYPTRLRNGFEGYTSDTMQDLPVVSLSKSYIDFGQVLVETEIAAQNIPQTLCLINHSQSDVLIKWGQDVEGIFNITPATASVLASQTALFEVAFNPTSKSNLFVRELVGYVFTKQQEDYSYEGVLAFPTITSVRLIGHSFPVCPDDWIPQYEIPRVVKMPPSVPSFLTYTTFVIRKFNRLPLMYCFVPPASSRFIVKPLMGIINQDYQIVVVGMLPGIDNEHIYEERWAIHFNGNTKSECFINFRGFTECANINFNNQKNVINLTSTFPGCRQTQLLHIRNVTRHMIRYEFINAPPELQIQNASGEIYPNDIVTHKWEFCPLSIGDYKLDLNCILIVLKDEIPIGSSINVMLRAIGKCELGFLTITDLQCYGPCPDMSKVFLWKLMDINRLNTLLRELPPGTSKTLYINFPAMALCERPAVIKLLVTSATAVIASWNVKRVQLCSCRPVVKTEGLSFQRATYDCLHRKICSVQPRTGNLERGEENWITLELYYILPGKTEAKWDLDLGDGRHIFLIMAIEGLSESDNKLCLLSGLAHFRFQHVYLGDKSAVYQVCWLHNGTNNSIPFSIHPRTMREINRKYCYKVFSCATTHAVVNPLSSVPILLKFQPRQFGIFKGKLRLTLGDEEKELTLEGESSLPHEPMMAGEYVPSDCGSRNDDIHVYFNTDCIDIPCISTHSHAVRMIIMNNKSLHDVFAYEWKRLNIPGVIRVDIHPRKGLIKPMCVKTFRATVYSEEHPCVIDVNVPCEFINTCERRAYQRSVYKHEDLCRELEQQFTITEKGVSVPEPWIKVLVKPQPFYRTITIRCFIYSVEDKFLKVSLKEELISAPPKQICIEENGKCTMTFTKEDVNRSSFIIEGLLWEIVNSKLFKNLMQDISQDKPNLFYSQFTMNPCERKRLIRRSYISPPRALINHILEKMLFVILHEEFGLKATHLIEHTDIRHKSYLDMVPGINRGKTIRRSVYHEIFYFIFRKRLSIISLFAMQCVLETQVQYQEGVYPEKPKIPSTRMSRISFAY; this comes from the exons atgcgCGAGAACAATCCACGCAGAGAAATCGATGTGGAGTTCGGTGAGGTAGAGACGGGTGCCGAGGCTGTCAGGATGATCGAGATAGCCAACAGGAGTTGC ATAGAACAGATCACGTATGAAGCTCACAGAGACACCACTACCAATCCCCTGGATCACGTGTTCGAATTATGCAGCTATTCGTGGACTTTGTTTTCCGGCCAAGTATACAAGTGCAGGATATACTACCGGCCGTTCGTGCCGTTTTCCGTAAACGTAGATTATTTTACGATCGTGGACTCCGCCGGCGAACGTGCGGAAATTAGAGTCCGTGGAATGTGCATCG GACCTGTAGTTTCCTCTTCCACGACACGATTAGTCATGGTGTGCACGGGTGAGAAATGCGAAACGAAGAAACGGATCAAGCTCGTCAACGAGTCCAGCACGAAGGCAGTTTTTATGTTCGACATCGACCTGGTGCAAAGTTCGTTCAAAGTGGATCCGGAGTACGGTCACATTGGACCCCGTTCCCGCAGATATGTAACGATTACTTTCGTACCTCGAGAAGCTGGACTCTACACACACCACTTGCCGTGTCTAATCTTGAATCAT AAACCGATTATCATAGAGTTATACGGCTACTGCGGCTCGCCATTACGTAAAGCTGATATTCAGACTCGTTTTAATTATCCGACGAGATTGAGAAATGGTTTCGAAGGCTACACAAGCGATACTATGCAAGATCTACCTGTAGTTTCTTTATCGAAGAGCTACATCGACTTTGGTCAAGTTCTTGTGGAGACGGAAATCGCTGCGCAAAATATTCCGCAAACGTTGTGCCTCATTAATCACAGTCAGTCTGATGTATTAATTAAGTGGGGTCAAG ATGTTGAAGGGATTTTCAACATAACACCTGCCACCGCAAGTGTACTAGCGAGTCAGACAGCTCTGTTCGAAGTCGCATTTAATCCCACTAGCAAAAGCAATTTATTCGTGAGAGAACTCGTCGGATATGTTTTTACTAAGCAGCAGGAAGACTACTCTTACGAAGGAGTCCTTGCATTTCCTACGATTACGTCCGTGCGATTAATTG GTCACTCTTTCCCTGTTTGCCCCGATGATTGGATTCCTCAATATGAAATACCTCGCGTAGTGAAGATGCCTCCCAGCGTGCCATCGTTTTTGACTTACACCACTTTTGTAATAAGGAAATTCAATCGTTTGCCATTGATGTACTGCTTCGTACCGCCAGCGTCCAGTCGTTTCATCGTGAAGCCGTTGATGGGAATAATTAATCA aGATTACCAAATTGTTGTAGTCGGAATGTTACCCGGAATTGATAATGAACACATTTATGAAGAACGTTGGGCAATACATTTCAATGGCAATACGAAATCAGaatgtttcataaattttcgCGGATTCACGGAATGCGCCAATATCAATTTCAATAATCAGAAGAATGTCATAAACTTAACGTCGACTTTTCCAGGTTGTCGACAAACGCAATTACTGCATATACGAAATGTTACGCGACATATGATAAG ATACGAATTTATTAACGCGCCACCCGAACTTCAAATTCAAAATGCATCTGGAGAAATTTATCCCAATGATATCGTCACTCACAAATGGGAATTTTGCCCTTTA TCCATTGGAGATTACAAATTGGATCTAAACTGCAtcttaattgtattaaaagaCGAAATACCCATCGGTTCCAGTATTAACGTAATGTTACGTGCAATAGGGAAATGCGAACTTGGTTTCCTTACA ATTACGGATCTGCAATGTTACGGACCTTGTCCCGATATGAGCAAGGTCTTCCTGTGGAAACTGATGGACATCAATAG ACTGAACACGTTACTCAGAGAATTACCTCCGGGGACGTCGAAGACCCTGTACATCAATTTCCCAGCGATGGCCTTATGCGAACGCCCTGCTGTCATAAAATTGCTTGTAACAAGCGCAACTGCAGTGATCGCTTCGTGGAACGTCAAAAGAGTGCAACTTTGCTCCTGCCGACCTGTTGTAAAAACCGAAGGCCTCTCATTTCAACGTGCGACGTACGATTGCTTGCACAGAAAAATATGTTCCGTGCAACCAAGAACAGGGAATCTCGAA CGAGGAGAGGAGAATTGGATAACTCTGGAGCTGTATTACATATTACCAGGCAAGACCGAGGCAAAGTGGGACCTGGATCTTGGTGACGGTCGTCACATTTTTCTGATTATGGCAATCGAAGGTTTATCCGAATCTGACAATAAACTCTGTCTTTTGAGTGGACTCGCGCATTTCAGATTCCAGCACGTTTATCTTGGAGACAAGAGTGCCGTCTATCAG GTATGTTGGCTGCACAATGGCACGAACAATAGTATCCCTTTCTCCATACACCCGAGGACGATGCGCGAAATAAATCGAAAGTACTGTTACAAGGTCTTCTCTTGCGCAACCACACATGCGGTTGTAAATCCGCTGTCGTCTGTTCCGATCCTTCTAAAATTTCAGCCCCGGCAGTTTGGTATTTTCAAg GGAAAGTTGCGGTTGACTCTGGGTGATGAGGAGAAGGAACTTACGTTGGAAGGCGAATCTTCATTACCCCATGAACCAATGATGGCTGGAGAATATGTACCCTCCGATTGTGGTTCCAGGAATGACGATATTCATGTGTATTTCAACACCGACTGCATAGACATACCGTGCATATCCACGCATAGTCATGCAGTGAGGATGATTATAATGAACAATAAGTCGCTGCACGATGTGTTTGCTTATGAGTGGAAAAG ACTCAACATTCCTGGAGTAATTCGCGTAGACATTCATCCACGGAAAGGCTTGATAAAACCAATGTGCGTGAAAACTTTTCGCGCGACTGTTTATAGTGAAGAACATCCTTGCGTCATTGACGTTAATGTGCCTtgtgaatttattaatacttgtGAAAGGCGAGCTTATCAAAGAAGTGTCTACAAGCATGAAGACTTATGTCGCGAATTAGAACAGCAATTTACTATCACGGAGAAAGGTGTCAGCGTTCCA gAACCATGGATAAAAGTTTTGGTGAAACCTCAACCTTTTTATAGAACCATAACGATTCGTTGTTTCATATACAGTGTAGaagataaatttctaaaagTTAGTTTGAAGGAAGAATTAATAAGTGCACCGCCAAAACAGATATGCATcgaagaaaatggaaaatgcaCGATGACATTCACAAAGGAAGACGTTAATCGATCATCGTTTATTATAGAGGGATTATTATG GGAAATAGTCAATAGCAAACTGTTCAAGAATCTGATGCAAGACATCTCGCAAGACAAaccgaatttattttattcacaattCACGATGAATCCGTGCGAGAGGAAAAGACTGATACGAAGATCGTACATTTCACCACCACGAGCGTTAATCAATCATATATTAGAAAAA atGCTGTTCGTCATACTGCACGAGGAGTTTGGCTTAAAGGCCACGCATTTAATTGAACACACGGACATCAGACACAAGAGCTACTTGGACATGGTACCTGGTATCAACAGAGGAAAGACAATCAGACGAAGTGTTTAtcacgaaatattttatttcatttttagaaAACGGTTATCGATTATCTCATTATTTGCAATGCAATGCGTTTTAGAGACGCAGGTGCAATATCAAGAGGGCGTGTATCCTGAGAAGCCGAAAATACCTTCGACAAGAATGTCAAGAATATCCTTCGCCTACTAG